In the Neodiprion virginianus isolate iyNeoVirg1 chromosome 2, iyNeoVirg1.1, whole genome shotgun sequence genome, ACCACAATGCAACCACCAGCAACGTCATTGATGACGTTGATagtgggggaaaaaaaccgTCCGATAATTCAATTGGCAACgctaaaagtaaaaaacaaattacgaGATGTACGGCAAATGATTACAAACTTAGTCAGACATTGTTGGTACCTGAACCGTCAATTAATGACAAAGGTGTCCCAGGTGGTATGGAAATGTCAAGAGATGGGTCGATATCAACTGATGATATAGAAATAATAGACAAAACCATGAATGTATTAAGTGGGAGTAACGCTTCATCACTAGGACGTAAAGAGTTGATAagaaaacagtttttgtttCAGGGCTCTGCTCAGAGCCTACCAAGTACAAGTTCACTAACTAATTCAGCAAAAGACGGTACGAATATAATGCCAGAATTTTCTAGTACTGATGTGTCTAATACTTTTCGTGATGTGAATACGGGGATTAGAAAATCTTTGAgtaaacagaaaaatttcttgCAACCACAGTCATTTGGTACAGCTGAAAAAGATACGAGCGATGACAGCCAGTTTAATTTAATATCTAGTAAACCAAACTTAGCTAGTATCAGTGCTATAGAAGAACCTAAGCAGAATTCAATTCATCGCATCAACAGTTTACACAAGAACCATAGCAATTCTCTCGAGTTATTAGTTAGAGAAACCACTGATACTCAAAAACTACCTGGCGAATCATTCAACTTTGCAGAGGATCTCCATTCTCTTCCTCTAAAAATACCCGCAGAGTTTTCAAGCTTCAGAGAAGAGTCGCAAGATTTTTCTCCAAAGATATCTGGGGAATCGGCAGACTATATGGAAAAGCCTAACTCTCCAACTGTGAAAATACCTGGTGAGTCCatgagttttgaaaataaggCATTAGACGCTCCTGTACCTGTAAAAATGCCTAAAGAAGTTTTGAGCTGCAGAGAAGAGCCTCAAGATCCTTCATTAAAAATACCTGGGACATCGCCAAGCTTTATACAAAATCCTCAATCTCTGCCTGTGATCATACCTGGAGAGtcaatgatttttgaaaatgagactTTAGATTCTCTCACACCTGTAATCATACCTGgagaattttccaattttaatGAAGAATCACAAGAACCTCCTTTAAAAATTCCTGCGGAATCGGCAAACTTAATAAAGCAGGCTGAATCTCCACCTGTGAAAATAGTTGGTGAATCAATGAGTTTCGAAAATGAGACACTAGATTCTCATATACCTGTAAAAATACCTGGAGAATTTTCGAGCTTTAGAGAAGAATCGCAAGATTCTCCTTCAAAAATTCCTGGTGATTCGTCAACCATTAAGAAAATAGCCGAATCTCCACCTGTGAAAATACCTGGCGAGTCAATGAGTTTTCAAGATGCTTTGAAAGACCTCCCAATGCCTGTAAAAATAAGTGGAGAACTGTTGACCTCAGAAGAAGATTCACAAGATCATCTACCTGTGAAAATTCCAGGGAAATCGTCCACCAGATATGTAGAACAAGAGTGTTCTTCATCTATTCGAACAACTGGAGAATTATCAAGAAGCGTTAGAGAAGATATATTAGAATCAGATAATAGTTTTGATTCCACTGATGGAGCTGCCTCCTTACCTTTAAGAACCCCTGTGATCGCTACAACCCATgggaaaaattcttttgataTAGCCTCGAATGACGATCAAAAGACAGTGATTACATCCATGAAGCCTTTTAGATTACCAAGCTTACCTAATTTGTTTGAAATCCAGGGAGATTCTGCTGCACTTTCAGAATCATTAAACACTGTTCAGCGCCGTCTAGATGAGGCTCGGAATTTTGAGCTTGGTCAGCGGTCTTCAAACAGTAGTGATGGAAGTAATTCGGATACTGAATCGCAACAAGCTGCTGCATCTCGTAATGGGACTAAAAAGGTATTACTTCTTTCTGCAACTCTGGAAACTTATAATTGTACGGAGTGCTGCAGGTCTGTTTCATGAGTGATTGCATCCTCCTATAATCATACCCAATCGATTTACACGAACAAAACATAAGTACTTAATTTTGTTATGAAAAGCTGTGTGTATAATACTGTCATTTATATTGTGGAAAATTTGTGTGCAGTTTAATATTGTTTGGTAAAGTTATACTCCCCTgagactatttttttttttgccagaAAATGAATGAAGAGTATATAACTATTCTTTCAGAGATCATATAAGCAACATGGTGTTGCGTCAAACGATAGTGTGGAGTATTACCAGCTGTGGCGCAGTACTGGTGGTACTCAAGCACCGGAATTTCTTTACGAAACCTTGTATCCAAATCCTCCACCGCTGCCTCCAAGATCAGTGCACAGACCACTGCACAGAACTCATGCATTACCAAGTGTGCCTCCTGAACTACCCAAAAGGCATCCTCAAAAACATCCAACACCCTTTCATCCTGAAGATTGTTTTGGGTTTGAAATTGTGGATGTTGATGAAGCCTCAGGATTGAAGGTATATGCTTATTGGTCAAATTAAAGTGTTCTTTTTACTGAGTATAAATCCCATCTTTTGAACATGTTTTTCTTCAGTCTCGTACAGCTGTAACAAAGAGTATAGCTCTGCTAAGCTCTCCAAGACCGCACAGGCCTCTGTCGCGGCCACTACCTGACTCGGCATTGCTCAATCAATCAGAATGCCCTCCAACGCCGACACATCGTCCAAGACCACTCCGTCCTTTACCTATCTGTGCAACTTCAAAAGCATCTGTTTCGTCAGAGGAACCATTACCGACATGTGAGTGAAATTAGTTTACATTTTCTATCTATAAAATCTGGAAAGAGCCTGGCATTGGTGTGAGCATTTTCTCGGTCGCAAAATTAGAGTAATGTCGTATTTTGGCAGTATTTTCCCATATCCAATTGAATGGCtcacatgtattatataaaaattttcagcgtgGGAAGCCAGAATTGATAGCCATGGCCGTGTGTTTTACATCGATCATGTGAATCGTACAACGACATGGCAGCGCCCAGGAATTGTGACTCGTAATAGTGGTTGTGACATGCAACGCCAGCAACTCGACAGACGATATCAAAGTGTCCGCCGTACCATATCTCGACCTGATAATATTGATCAAGAGCCAGCGAATTCAAATGTGGGTACTAACAATTCAGAAACAACTGCACGGCAGTCAGAACATCAAATTGAACGACGAGCAGAGCGTGCCAATACCAACGAAAACGAACCATTTGACATAACAACAACACCACCCATATTGTTTTTAACAAGATCTgacttttttaccgttttgCATACAAATTCTGATGCTATGGAATTGTACAACCGAAATTCCAGCTTAAAGCATATGATAAGTAAGATTCGAAGGGAGCCTGCAGCGTTCCCGAGATATGAACATAATCGAGACCTTGTTTctctgattaatttttttgctgatCCTTTGAAAGAACTCCCCAGAGGGTACGAGTCTAAACTTGACAGAACCGGCAAAGTAAGTCTGGGAGAGAACGTTTGTATGATCTTTGTTTTCATTACATATAAGACATATGTACCATTCCAAAAATATGATATGCATTTTCAGAGATTCTTTATTAGTCATGCAAGAAAGGCGACGTCATTCATTGATCCACGGTTGCCAACTGAGCCTACGCATCCAAGATCTGTTATAGACGAGCCACCTGTGCCACCGCCGCGGCCGCAGCAATCAACCGTCCATACATCTCCCGACATTCCAATAGCTTACAATGATAAGGTCGTAGCTTTTCTGCGCCAGCCAAATATTATGGATATTCTGAAGGAAAGACACGCCGGCTTGGGGCAGAACATTGCCCTCAGAGAAAAAGTTAACACTGTTAGAGTTGAGGGAACCACTGCTCTGCAAAGATTGGGGCATGATGTACCGTTGGCATTGCTTTTgaggtaacaaaaaaaaaaaaaaattagcttattgtaatttttcttcatcattCATTGGTCCAAACTATTGCCtatatgcaaaaaaataatgtacTGTATTCCACGAAATATTACGTTTTGTTTGTTTCGCATATCTAGCTTGTTCGAACATGAAATAATGTCATATGTACCTGGTAATATTGGTCGCTCTCCTCTGGGAAGTCCACATGCTTCACCAGGGTTAGCCAGAGCCTCGGCTAGAGCTCCAGCACCCTATAGAAGAGATTTTGAAGCAAAGCTAAGGACCTTCTACAGAAAGTTAGAAAGCAAAGGATACGGCCAAGGGCCTGGTAAACTGAAGTAAGATTTGACGCATTAAGTTTGAATAAACTAGGACATACTTTGCATAagtatttaattatttctcgaAAACCAATTTGTTTACGAATCGTGTTATTTGTGTAAATCGCCGTGTGTGCAAAGCTCTTCTTTTCTGCTACTGATTTCACCTATACGTATGCCAGGTAAATTTGTATCATTGAGTCATTGACAATTTATTTCAGGCTACACATCAGACGAGAACACCTGCTGGAAGATGCCTTCACCCGGATAATGGCGGCCTCTAAAAAGGACTTGCAAAAGGGTAAATTAGCAGTGACATTCGACCATGAGGAAGGTCTAGATTATGGAGGACCatcgcgagaatttttttttcatttatctcgAGAGTTATTCAATCCTTATTACGGGCTCTTCGAGTATTCTGCTAATGATACTTACACTGTTCAAGTATCTCCAATGTCTGCTTTTGTCGATAACTATCATGATTGGTTCAGATTTTCTGGACGAGTGTTGGGGCTTGCTTTGGTACATCAGTACTTACTTGATGCCTTTTTTACAAGGCCATTCTATAAGGCATTGCTTAGATTACCTGCAAGTTTAAGCGACTTGGAAAGTCTGGATCAGGAATTTCACCAGAGCCTAATGTGGATCAAGGAGCGTGACATAAGCATCGAACCTTTAGAACTAACATTCTCGGTTACGGAAGAGTTACTAGGTCGTGTGGCAGAGCGTGAATTGAAGCCAGGTGGAAAGAATATAATGGTTACGgaaaagaataagaaagaGTACTTAGAAAGGGTTGTTCGCTGGCGCTTGGAACGTGGTGTAGCTGAGCAAACTGAATCTCTTGTTCGCGGTTTTTATGAGGTAGTTGATCCTCGTTTGGTATCAGTATTTGATGCACGTGAATTAGAACTAGTCATAGCTGGAGCTGCTGAAATAGATTTAAATGATTGGCGAGCACACACTGAGTACAGAAGTGGGTATCATGATGCGCATCCAGTTGTCGAGTGGTTCTGGAGCTGTATAAGTAGATTTTCAAACGAACAGCGATTAAGATTACTGCAGTTTGTTACTGGCACTTCAAGCATACCATTTGAAGGCTTTGCTGCTCTTAGAGGATCGACAGGACCCAGAAGATTTTGCATTGAGAAATGGGGAAAACCAAATAGCTTACCAAGGTGAATATTAGTGCTAACAGATTTGATTACAGATGTAACGAAGTGACCAGAAATAATTCAGACAAACATGAAAATACGTATAACCAAATGATTTTGAAGTGATGCTTCGACTTGCGGCAGCCTCGATTTTATATCTAGTAATTCTGCGTTTATTTTCAGAGCGCATACTTGTTTCAATCGCTTGGACTTACCGCCTTACCCAACACCAGAAATTTTGTATGAAAAGTTGCTTCTTGCTGTTGAAGAAACCAATACTTTTGGAATCGAGTAAGCATCCCTTGGAATATACCAATATCGctttatttaccttttgataaattttacgaatataaaattaatgaagCTAGGTTCTATTATAGTGAGAAGCAGGTATAAACTAAGTAAGACAAATACAACTGTTACGAATCCataacaatattgaaaaaaatgaaatgctTAGATTGTTACAAACGAAGTCTGTGATGGGATTGATAAACACAGACAAAATTTTATGCATTCTATCTATGCCGTGTCTCTGAATCCGTGCGGACACTTAAATCAGATAGATAAGAGCGATGACCAATaagttttgaagaaatttactATTTTATCTTATTGTCAGCGATGGAGTTCTTCTACAAGATTATTACTTTCACCAACTGACTCATTTGTTGAATGTCAGTTATTATATAGCAGTTTGAAATTCTGTATTTACACCAATCGGAGTAGTCATTAGTGAGCCAAAATGCAGTGTTTTATTTAGACTCGCTGATTTGGAAGAgacgaaatttaatttaattaagtATGTAAACAAAACAATTGCAAACATTTATGATGAAATAGTCAATTTTACATAACACATTAATAGCTGTACGGTTTCTCTATCAAACAGATGTGTACAACTTAGTTTTGGATAATCAGCATGCATGACTGTGATGCCTTTCATATAAAACCTATTCCAAATACTTGTAATAGTACACAGCGATTAACTGACTACCTGGAGCGAGAAATATTACACAATTAGATTAAGAGCACTTATTGGCATC is a window encoding:
- the LOC124298993 gene encoding E3 ubiquitin-protein ligase HECW2-like isoform X1 gives rise to the protein MEMSRDGSISTDDIEIIDKTMNVLSGSNASSLGRKELIRKQFLFQGSAQSLPSTSSLTNSAKDGTNIMPEFSSTDVSNTFRDVNTGIRKSLSKQKNFLQPQSFGTAEKDTSDDSQFNLISSKPNLASISAIEEPKQNSIHRINSLHKNHSNSLELLVRETTDTQKLPGESFNFAEDLHSLPLKIPAEFSSFREESQDFSPKISGESADYMEKPNSPTVKIPGESMSFENKALDAPVPVKMPKEVLSCREEPQDPSLKIPGTSPSFIQNPQSLPVIIPGESMIFENETLDSLTPVIIPGEFSNFNEESQEPPLKIPAESANLIKQAESPPVKIVGESMSFENETLDSHIPVKIPGEFSSFREESQDSPSKIPGDSSTIKKIAESPPVKIPGESMSFQDALKDLPMPVKISGELLTSEEDSQDHLPVKIPGKSSTRYVEQECSSSIRTTGELSRSVREDILESDNSFDSTDGAASLPLRTPVIATTHGKNSFDIASNDDQKTVITSMKPFRLPSLPNLFEIQGDSAALSESLNTVQRRLDEARNFELGQRSSNSSDGSNSDTESQQAAASRNGTKKRSYKQHGVASNDSVEYYQLWRSTGGTQAPEFLYETLYPNPPPLPPRSVHRPLHRTHALPSVPPELPKRHPQKHPTPFHPEDCFGFEIVDVDEASGLKSRTAVTKSIALLSSPRPHRPLSRPLPDSALLNQSECPPTPTHRPRPLRPLPICATSKASVSSEEPLPTSWEARIDSHGRVFYIDHVNRTTTWQRPGIVTRNSGCDMQRQQLDRRYQSVRRTISRPDNIDQEPANSNVGTNNSETTARQSEHQIERRAERANTNENEPFDITTTPPILFLTRSDFFTVLHTNSDAMELYNRNSSLKHMISKIRREPAAFPRYEHNRDLVSLINFFADPLKELPRGYESKLDRTGKRFFISHARKATSFIDPRLPTEPTHPRSVIDEPPVPPPRPQQSTVHTSPDIPIAYNDKVVAFLRQPNIMDILKERHAGLGQNIALREKVNTVRVEGTTALQRLGHDVPLALLLSLFEHEIMSYVPGNIGRSPLGSPHASPGLARASARAPAPYRRDFEAKLRTFYRKLESKGYGQGPGKLKLHIRREHLLEDAFTRIMAASKKDLQKGKLAVTFDHEEGLDYGGPSREFFFHLSRELFNPYYGLFEYSANDTYTVQVSPMSAFVDNYHDWFRFSGRVLGLALVHQYLLDAFFTRPFYKALLRLPASLSDLESLDQEFHQSLMWIKERDISIEPLELTFSVTEELLGRVAERELKPGGKNIMVTEKNKKEYLERVVRWRLERGVAEQTESLVRGFYEVVDPRLVSVFDARELELVIAGAAEIDLNDWRAHTEYRSGYHDAHPVVEWFWSCISRFSNEQRLRLLQFVTGTSSIPFEGFAALRGSTGPRRFCIEKWGKPNSLPRAHTCFNRLDLPPYPTPEILYEKLLLAVEETNTFGIE
- the LOC124298993 gene encoding E3 ubiquitin-protein ligase HECW2-like isoform X2; this encodes MEMSRDGSISTDDIEIIDKTMNVLSGSNASSLGRKELIRKQFLFQGSAQSLPSTSSLTNSAKDGTNIMPEFSSTDVSNTFRDVNTGIRKSLSKQKNFLQPQSFGTAEKDTSDDSQFNLISSKPNLASISAIEEPKQNSIHRINSLHKNHSNSLELLVRETTDTQKLPGESFNFAEDLHSLPLKIPAEFSSFREESQDFSPKISGESADYMEKPNSPTVKIPGESMSFENKALDAPVPVKMPKEVLSCREEPQDPSLKIPGTSPSFIQNPQSLPVIIPGEFSNFNEESQEPPLKIPAESANLIKQAESPPVKIVGESMSFENETLDSHIPVKIPGEFSSFREESQDSPSKIPGDSSTIKKIAESPPVKIPGESMSFQDALKDLPMPVKISGELLTSEEDSQDHLPVKIPGKSSTRYVEQECSSSIRTTGELSRSVREDILESDNSFDSTDGAASLPLRTPVIATTHGKNSFDIASNDDQKTVITSMKPFRLPSLPNLFEIQGDSAALSESLNTVQRRLDEARNFELGQRSSNSSDGSNSDTESQQAAASRNGTKKRSYKQHGVASNDSVEYYQLWRSTGGTQAPEFLYETLYPNPPPLPPRSVHRPLHRTHALPSVPPELPKRHPQKHPTPFHPEDCFGFEIVDVDEASGLKSRTAVTKSIALLSSPRPHRPLSRPLPDSALLNQSECPPTPTHRPRPLRPLPICATSKASVSSEEPLPTSWEARIDSHGRVFYIDHVNRTTTWQRPGIVTRNSGCDMQRQQLDRRYQSVRRTISRPDNIDQEPANSNVGTNNSETTARQSEHQIERRAERANTNENEPFDITTTPPILFLTRSDFFTVLHTNSDAMELYNRNSSLKHMISKIRREPAAFPRYEHNRDLVSLINFFADPLKELPRGYESKLDRTGKRFFISHARKATSFIDPRLPTEPTHPRSVIDEPPVPPPRPQQSTVHTSPDIPIAYNDKVVAFLRQPNIMDILKERHAGLGQNIALREKVNTVRVEGTTALQRLGHDVPLALLLSLFEHEIMSYVPGNIGRSPLGSPHASPGLARASARAPAPYRRDFEAKLRTFYRKLESKGYGQGPGKLKLHIRREHLLEDAFTRIMAASKKDLQKGKLAVTFDHEEGLDYGGPSREFFFHLSRELFNPYYGLFEYSANDTYTVQVSPMSAFVDNYHDWFRFSGRVLGLALVHQYLLDAFFTRPFYKALLRLPASLSDLESLDQEFHQSLMWIKERDISIEPLELTFSVTEELLGRVAERELKPGGKNIMVTEKNKKEYLERVVRWRLERGVAEQTESLVRGFYEVVDPRLVSVFDARELELVIAGAAEIDLNDWRAHTEYRSGYHDAHPVVEWFWSCISRFSNEQRLRLLQFVTGTSSIPFEGFAALRGSTGPRRFCIEKWGKPNSLPRAHTCFNRLDLPPYPTPEILYEKLLLAVEETNTFGIE